CGGGGGCGAGGTCGCCGTCGCGGACGGCGTCGCGCAGGGCGTTCCAGACGACGGCGCGGGTGAGCGGCTCGGGCAGTGCGGACAGACAGCTTCGGACGGTGTCGAAGGAGCGGTCGTCGAAGCGGATCTTGGCGTAGGTGAGGTCGCCGTCGTTGAGGAGGAGCAGGGCGGGGCGCTTGCCGAGGGGCTGGGGTTGGGTCTGGGGGATGTCGACGTCGAGGCGTTCGCGCAGGGTGAGGCGGGCGGGGCGGCTGTCGTCGTCGGCGAGGTCCTGGTCGTAGAGGCCGACGGTGATGCGGTGGGGGCGGGCGCCGTGCTGTGCGACGGTGAGGTGGTGGTCGCCGTTGCTGCCGGTGACGGTGGGGGTGAGGGTGTCGACGCCGGTGGTGCGCAGCCAGGCGTCGGCCCAGGCGTGGACGTCGCGGTCGGTGTGGGCGGCGAGGGAGTCGATGAAGTCGGCGAGGGCGGCGTTGGCGAACTTGTGGCGGGCGAAGTGGGTGTTGATGCCGGCCAGGAAGTCCTTCTCGCCGAGCCAGGCGACGAGTTGGCGCAGGGCGGAGGCGCCCTTGGCGTAGGAGATGCCGTCGAAGTTGAGGAGGGCGGCGGCGGTGTCGTCGACGTTCTCGGGGGCGACGGGGTGGGTGGAGGGGCGCTGGTCGGCGTCGTAGCCCCAGGCTTTGCGGGAGACGCCGAAGTCGGTCCAGGTGTCGGTGAAGCGGGTGGCTTCGGTGAGGGTCTGGTAGCCCATGTACTCGGCGAAGGACTCGTTGAGCCAGATGTCGTCCCACCAGCGCAGGGTGACGAGGTCGCCGAACCACATGTGGGCCATCTCGTGGGCGATGACCATGGCGCGGGTCTGGCGTTCGGCGTCGGTGACGGCGGAGCGGTAGACGAACTCGTCGCGGAAGGTGACGAGGCCGGGGTTCTCCATGGCGCCGGCGTTGAACTCGGGGACGAACGCCTGGTCGTAGGAGTCGAAGGGGTAGGGCTCCTCGAACTTCTCGTGGTAGCGGTCGAAGCACTGGCGGGTGATCTCGAGGAGTTCGTCGGCGTCGGCGTCGAGGTGGGGGGCGAGGGAGCGGCGGCAGTGGATGCCGAAGGGCAGGCCGCGGTGTTCGGTGGTGACGGAGTGCCAGGGTCCGGCGGCGACGGCGACGAGGTAGGTGGAGATGAGGGGGGTGGGGGCGGCCTGCCAGCGGCCTTCGCCGAGGTGTTCGGTGATGCCGTTGGCGAGGACGGTCCAGTGTTCGGGGGCCTTGACGGTGAGGTCGAAGACGGCCTTGAGGTCGGGCTGGTCGAAGGCGGTGAAGACGCGCTGGACGTCCTCCATGAACAGCTGGGTGTAGAGGTAGGTCTCGCCGTCGGTGGGGTCGGTGAAGCGGTGCATGCCCTCGCCGGTGCGGGAGTAGCGCATGCTCGCCTCGACGCGGAGTTCGTGGTCGCCTGCGGTGAGGTTCTTCAGGGGCAGCCGGTTGTCGTCCAGGGTCTCCGGGTCGAGGGGCTGGCCGTCGAGGGTGACGGAGCGCAGTTCGGCGGGCCTGACCTCGACGAAGGTGTCCCCGTGGGAGCGTGCGGCGAACCTGATGACGGTGTGGGACTCGAAGGTCTCCTCGCCGGTGGTCAGGTCGAGCTCGATCGTGTAGTGGTGGACGTCGAGGAGCTGGGCACGGCTTAGCGCTTCGTCGCGCGTCAGTACGGACATGAACGACATGCTGCCTGATACCGCAGGCCGGGCACAGGGGCGAGTCGTTACGCGGCGTATGTCCCCCCTGTGCTTCTCCTGTGCGCCGGAGCCGCCGTGGACGCCATGGACGCCGTAGACGCCGTAGACGCCGTAGAGGCCTAGAGGCCTTGGACGCCGTGGACGCCTGTCGGGATCAGCCGACGGAGTCGCGGACGGCGTCCTCCGCGATGCGTTCGTGGTGGCGGATGACCTCGCCGATGATGAAGTTCAGGAACTTCTCGGCGAACGCGGGGTCGAGCTTGGCGTTCTCGGCGAGGGTGCGCAGCCGGGCGATCTGGCGGGCCTCGCGGGCCGGGTCGGCGGGCGGCAGCTGGTGGCGGGCCTTGAGGTGGCCGACCTGCTGGGTGGCCTTGAAGCGTTCGGCGAGCATGTGCACGACCGCCGCGTCGATGTTGTCGATGCTGTCCCGCAGCCGGGCGAGCTCCTCGCGGACGGCGGGGTCGACGTCGCCGGTGCCGGGCGTGCCAGGGGTGTTGCTGGTGGTCATGGGCGTTCACCCTAGTGCGCGGTGTCCTCGTACAGTGGAACCGGGTGTACTGGGGTGCACGACGTCTTGGGGGTGCGGGCGTGGCCGACGGCGGACCGGTCGAGCACGGGTATCCGCATCTGGAGACGGTGCGGGAGGCTGTCACGGCGCTGTACCGGCGGTTGTCGTACGACACCGTCCAGCTGTTCGCGACCAGTGTGGCGCCGGGCGACGTGGCGTTCGGCGACGGCGACGATCTGCATCTGGGGGCGCAGCGGGTGGCCCGTGAGCTGGTGCGGCACTATCGGCTGCCGGATGCCCGGATGGTGGTCGCGTTCCGGGAGATGCAGCATGCGGCGAACGTGGAGCTGACGGCGGGGCCGGAGTACTTCATCGAGCTGAACGACCGGTTCCGCAGGTATCGGCGGGACATCGGCGCGGCTCTTGCGCACGAGATCATGCACGTGTATCTGCATCGCCTGGATCTGTCGTTCCCGGGGACTCGGGACAACGAGATCCTGACGGACACGGCGACGACGTATCTGGGCGCGGGCTGGCTGCTGCTGGACGCGTACCGGGAGGACGCGGTCTCCTCGCAGAAGCTGGGGTATCTGACGCCGGAGGAGTTCGGGTACGTGCTGGCGAAGCGGTCGCTGGTCTTCGGCGAGGATCCGTCGGTGTGGTTCACCAGTGCGCAGGCGTACGCGGCGTACGCGAAGGGGTTGGAGCGGGCGCGCGCCGACGAGCGGCAGCCGCCGCTGACGGCCGCCGGCTGGGCGGGACGGCGCCGGTACGCCCGCGACCGCCGTCAGGCCCAGGACCGCCGTCCGGGCGCGGCGGCCCCGGACTCGTCGTACGCCTTCGCCCCCGACCCGGGCAGGGGCCCGCTGCGGGTGACGTTCCCCTGCCCCACCTGCCACCAGCGGATCCGGGTGCCGGTGAAGGGGCGGGTGCGCGCGCGGTGCGGCCTGTGCCGGACGGTCCTGGAGTGCGACACCTAGGAACCCCGTCCGCCCTGGCCGCTCACGCCTGGGAGTCCCTCTCGGGGAGCCTCTCTCGGGGGGCCTCCCTCGGGGGGCCTCTACCCCTGGGCTCCGTACACCGCCCCCGGCGGCTTCGCCTGCGTCAGCAGCTTCTGTACGGCCTCTCCCGCCTCCGTCGGGCTCCAGCGGGCGCCCTTGTCGGCGGTGGGGCCGGGCCGCCAGCCCTCCATGACGGTGATCCGTCCGCCCTCGGCCTCGAAGACGCGCCCGGTGACGCCCGTGCTCGCGGCGGAGCCGAGCCAGACGACGAGGGGGGAGACGTTGTCCGGGGCCATGGCGTCGAAGCCGGTGTCGGGGGCCGCCATGGTCTCGGCGAAGGTCCGTTCCGTCATCCGGGTGCGGGCGGCGGGCGCGATCGCGTTGGCCTGGACGCCGTAGCGGGCGAGTTCGGCGGCGGCGACGAGCGTCAGGGCGATGATCCCGGCCTTGGCGGCGCTGTAGTTGCCCTGTCCGACCGAGCCGAGCAGCCCGGCCCCGCTGCTGGTGTCGACGATCCGGGCGACCGGAGTTCGGCCTGCCCTGGCCTCGGCCCGCCAGTGCGCGGCGGCGTGCTTCAGGGGCAGGAAGTGGCCTTTGAGGTGGACGCGTACGACGGCGTCCCAGTCGTCCTCGTCGAGGTTGACGAGCATCCGGTCGCGCAGGAAGCCGGCGTTGTTGACGAGGGTGTCGAGGCGGCCGTACGTCTCCAGGGCGGTCGTCACGAGGGAGGCGGCGCCCTCGGGGGTGGCGATGTCGCCGCCGTGGGCGACCGCCTCGCCGCCGGACGCGCGGATCTCGGCCGCGACCTGCCCGGCGGGGCTGTCGGGTCCTGGTGTGCCGTCGAGTCCGACGCCGAGGTCGTTGACGACGACCCGGGCGCCCTCGGCGGCGAAGGCGAGGGCGTGGGCCCGGCCGAGCCCGCGTCCGGCGCCGGTGACGACGACGACCCGGCCGTCGCAGATTCCGCTCATCTCACGCCTCCTGTCATTTCATGGCTTCTGTCGTCTCACGGCTCTTGTCGTCTCACGGCTCCTGTCACGTCACAGCTCCTGTCACGTCACAGCTCCTGTCACGTCACAGCTCCTGTCATCTCACGGCTCCTTGTTGGCGGTCGCGGCGTCGAGGAAGGCGGGCCGTTCGCCGCCGCCGTGCACGAGCAGGCTCGCTCCGGTGATGTAGGCGGCCGCGTCGGAGGCGAGGAAGACGGCCGCCGCGCCGATGTCGGCGGGCTGGGCGAGGCGGCCGAGGGGGACGGTGCGGGCGACGGCCTCGACGCCGTCCTCGCCGCCGTAGTGGAGATGGGCCAGCTCGGTGCGGACCATGCCGACGACGAGGGTGTTGACGCGGACCTCCGGCGCCCATTCCACGGCCATCGAGCGGGCCAGGTTCTCCAGACCGGCCTTGGCCGCGCCGTAGGCCGCCGATCCGGGCGAGGGGCGGCTGCCGCTGACGCTGCCGATCATCACGACCGATCCCTGGGCGCGTCTGAGGTGGTCGTAGGCGGCGAGGGAGACGGCGAGGGGGGCGAGGAGGTTGAGCTCGATCACGCGCACGTGGCGCTCGGACTCCGCGTCGGCGAGTCTGCGGTACGGCGCGCCGCCCGCGTTGTTGACCAGGACGTCGAGCCGGGGCAGGTCGACGAAGAGCCGGCGTACGGCGTCGGCGTCCCGTACGTCCAGCGGGACGAACTCGGTGTCCGTCGCCGGGACTTCGGGCGGTCGGCGGGCGCAGACCAGGACCTCGGCGCCCGCGCGGGCGAGGGAGCGCGCGATGCCGGCGCCCACGCCCCGGGTGCCGCCGGTGACGACGGCGACCTTCCCGTCCAGCTCCATTCGCTGCTACCTTTCACCTAACAAACGTTTGGTGGAAAGGTAGCTGATGCTTCCATGGGTGTCTCCACCTCGTCCCCCGAAAAGGGGATTTCTCTTGTCACGGTTGACGTCCCGCCCGTCAACGCGCTGCCGGTGAGCGGCTGGTTCGCGCTGGCCGACGCGGTGCGCGCGGCGGGCCGGGACCCGCAGGTGCGGTGCGTGGTGCTCGCGGCCGAGGGGCGGGGCTTCAACGCGGGCGTGGACATCAAGGAGTTGCAGGCGCAGGGCCCGGGCGCGCTCGTCGGCGCCAACCGGGGCTGCTTCGAGGCGTTCGCGGCGGTGTACGAGTGCGAGGTCCCGGTGGTGGCGGCGGTGCGGGGCTTCTGTCTGGGCGGGGGCGTCGGGCTCGTGGGGAACGCGGACGTGATCGTGGCGAGCGAGGACGCGGTGTTCGGGCTGCCCGAGCTGGACCGGGGCGCGCTGGGCGCGGCGACCCACCTGGCCCGGCTGGTCCCCCAGCATCTGATGCGCGCCCTGTACTTCACCTCGCGCACTGTCACGGCGGCGGAGCTGCACGCGCACGGCTCGGTGTGGCGGGTGGTGCCGCGCGCGGAGGTGGACGCCGCCGCGCTGGAGCTGGCGCGGGAGATCGCCGCGAAGGACGGGGAGCTGCTGCGGCTGGCCAAGGCGGCCATCAACGGCATCGACCCGGTGGACGTGCGCCGCAGTTACCGCTTCGAGCAGGGCTTCACCTACGAGGCGAGCGTCAGCGGGGTGGCCGACCGGGTTCGAGACGGTTTCGGGAAGGAGGGGGCGTAGATGGGCGACAAGACGATGACGGCCGACGAGGTCGTCTCCCGGCTGCACAGCGGCATGACCCTCGGCATCGGCGGCTGGGGCTCACGCCGTAAGCCGATGGCCCTGGTACGGGCGCTGCTCCGGTCGGAGGTCACGGACCTCACCGTCGTGTCGTACGGCGGCCCGGACGTCGGGATGCTCGCGGCGGCCGGCCGGATCCGCAGGCTGGTCGCGGCCTTCGTCACGCTCGACTCGATCCCGCTCGAACCGCACTACCGCGCGGCCCGCGAACGCGGGGCGTTCGAGCTGACGGAGGTCGACGAGGCGATGTTCATGTGGGGACTGCGCGCGGCCGCGAACCGGCTGCCCTTCCTGCCGGTCAGGGCGGGCGTCGGCTCGGACGTGATGCGGGTCAACCCCGGCCTGCGGACGGTGACTTCGCCGTACGAGGACGGGGAGACGTTCGTCGCGATGCCGGCCCTGCGGCTCGACGCGGCGCTGGTGCACGTCAACCGGGCCGACCGGCTGGGCAACGGGCAGTATCTGGGCCCGGACCCGTACTTCGACGACCTGTTCTGCGAGGCGGCGGACACGGCGTACATGTCCTGCGAACGGCTCGTCGACACGGCCGAGTTGACGAAGGAGGCCGCCCCGCAGACCTTGCTGGTCAAGCGGCATGTGGTGACGGGTGTCGTGGAGGCCCCCGGCGGCGCGCACTTCACGTCCTGCGCCCCCGACTACGGCCGGGACGAGGCGTGGCAGAAGCGGTACGCGACCACGCCGTGGCCACAGTTCGCGGCGGGCTATCTGGCAGCGGTCGAGGGGGAGTCATGAGCGAGGTCACCCGTGCCGAGTACTGCGTCGTGGCCTGCGCCGAGGCCTGGCGCGGTGCGGGCGAGATCCTGGCGAGCCCGATGGGCGCGGTCCCCTCCGTCGGCGCCCGGCTGGCCCGGCTCACGTTCGCGCCGGACCTGCTGCTCACCGACGGCGAGGCGACGATCGTCCGCCCGGACGGCACCGCCGAGGGCTGGCTGCCGTACCGCAAGCACCTGGACATGGTCACCGGCGGCCGACGGCACGTGATGATGGGCGCGAGCCAGATCGACCGGTACGGCAACCAGAACATCTCCTGCATCGGCGACTGGGCGAAGCCGGCGCGGCAGCTGCTCGGGGTGCGCGGGGCGCCGGTCAACACGCTCAACAACCCGACGAGTTACTGGATCCCCAGACACTCCCGGCGGGTGTTCGTGGAGAAGGCGGACCTGGTGTGCGGGGTGGGGTACGACCGGCTCGCCGAGCATCCCGGCACGGCCCGCTTCCACCGCATCCCCCGGGTCGTCTCCGACCTGGGCGTCTTCGACTTCGCCACACCCGACCACGCGATGCGGCTGGCCTCGGTGCATCCGGGGGTGACGGTGGAGCAGGTCCGGGAGGCGACGGGGTTCGACCTGGCGGTCCCGGACGAGGTGCCGTACACCCGTGAACCGACCGGCGAGGAGCTGCGGTTGATCCGCGAGGTGATCGATCCGGGGAACAGCCGCGCGCGTGAGGTGCCGGAGGGGACGAGGGCCTGATGGAGACCGCGCTGACCCGGCTGGTCGGGGTCCGGCACCCGATCGTGCAGACCGGGATGGGCTGGGTGGCCGGTCCGCGTCTGGTGTCGGCGGTGGCGAACGCGGGGGCGCTGGGCGTCCTGGGTTCGGCGACGATGACCGTGGACGGGCTGCGGGAGGCGGTCCGTGAGGTGAGGTCCCGTACGGACGCGCCGTTCGGGGTGAATCTGCGGGCCGACGCGGCGGACGCGGGCGACAGGGTGCGGATCATCGTCGACGAGGGCGTGCGGGTCGCGTCGTTCGCGCTGGCGCCGTCCCCGGAGCTGATCGCGGAGCTGAAGGAGGCCGGGGTCGTCGTGATCCCCTCCGTCGGCGCGCGACGGCACGCCGAGAAGGTCGCCGCGTGGGGGGCGGACGCGGTGATCGTGCAGGGCGGGGAGGGCGGCGGGCACACCGGCGAGGTGGCGACGACCGTGCTGCTGCCGCAGGTGGTGGACGCGGTGGACATCCCGGTCGTGGCGGCGGGCGGCTTCTTCGACGGACGGGGGCTGGTCGCGGCGCTGGCGTACGGCGCGGCGGGGGTCGCCCTGGGGACGCGGTTCCTGCTGACCTCGGACTCGACGGTGCCGGAGGCGGTGAAGGCCCGCTATCTGGCGGCGACGGTCCGGGACGTCACGGTCACCCGGGCGGTGGACGGCCTCCCGCACCGCATGCTGCGCACGGATCTGGTGGCCGCCCTGGAGCACTCCGGCCGGGCGCGAAGAGTCCTGCACGCGGTCCGCCGGGCGGCCGGCTTCCGCAAGCTCTCCGGTCTCACCTGGCCGCAGCTGGTCCGCGACGGTCTGGCCATGAAGCACGGCAAGGAGCTGTCCTGGAGCCAGGTCCTGCTCGCCGCCAACACACCCATGCTGCTGAAGTCGGCGATGGTGGACGGCCGTACGGATCTCGGCGTGATGGCCTCCGGGCAGGTCGCCGGGGTGATCGACGACCTGCCGTCGTGCGCGGAGCTGGTGGAGCGGATCACGAAGGAGGCGGAGGAGATCCGGGAACGGCTCGCCCACTCCCTTTGAAAGGCCTCAGAGCCTCTCGTTGAAAGGCCTCAGAGCCTCTCGATGATCGTCACGTTCGCCTGCCCCCCGCCCTCGCACATCGTCTGGAGTCCGAAGCGGCCGCCCGTGCGCTCCAGTTCGTGCAGGAGGGTCGTCATCAGTTTGACGCCCGTCGCGCCGAGGGGGTGGCCGAGGGCGATGGCGCCGCCGTTGACGTTGACCTTGTCCGGGTCCGCGCCGGTCTCCTTCAGCCAGGCCAGGACGACGGGGGCGAAAGCCTCGTTGATCTCGACGAGGTCCATGGCGTCGATGGTGAGGCCGGTCTTCTTCAGGGCGTGGGCGGTGGCGGGGATCGGGGCGGTCAGCATGCGGATGGGGTCCTCGCCGCGCACGGAGAGGTGGTGCACGCGCGCGCGGGGCGTCAGCCCGTGCTCGCGCACGGCTTGCTCCGAGGCCAGCAGCATGGCCGCCGCTCCGTCGGAGACCTGCGAGGAGCAGGCGGCGGTGACGGTGCCGCCGTCGATGACGGGCTTCAGTGCGGCCATCTTCTCCAGCGAGGTGTCCCGGCGCGGCCCTTCGTCGGCCGTGACCTCGCCGTAGGCGACGGTCTCCCGCGCGAACCGCCCTTCGTCGATCGCCCGTATCGCGCGCTGGTGGGAGCGCAGGGCGAACTCCTCCTGGTCCTGCCTGCTGACGCCCCACTTGGCGGCGATCATCTCGGCGCCGGCGAACTGGTTCACGGGCCGGTCGCCGTAGCGGGCGCGCCAGCCCTCGCTGCCGGCGAAGGGGCCCTGGGTGAAGCCGAGCGGCTCGGCGGCCTGGCGGGTGGCGAAGGCGATCGGGATCTGCGACATGTTCTGCACGCCGCCCGCGACGACCAGGTCCTGGGTGCCGGACAGGACGGCCTGCGCGGCGAAGTGCACGGCCTGCTGCGAGGACCCGCACTGGCGGTCGACGGTCACGCCCGGCACCTCCTCGGGCAGTCCGGCGGCCAGCCAGCACGTCCGGGCGATGTCCCCGGCCTGCGGCCCGACCGTGTCCAGGCAGCCGAAGACGACGTCCTCGACGGCCGCCGGGTCGACGCCCGCGCGCGCGAGAAGTTCCTTCAGCACGTGCGCGCCGAGATCCGCCGGGTGCACCCCGGCGAGCCCTCCCCTGCGCCGCCCTACGGGCGTACGGACCGCTTCGACGATATAGGCCTCGGCCATGGCGACTCCCCAGTGGTTTACGTGCGTACGGCGATCCCGTCCAGCACCATCGACAGGTACTGCCGGGCGATCTCCTCGGGGCTGTGCTGTCCGCCGGGCCGGTACCAGGAGGCGGCGACCCAGACGGTGTCGCGGACGAACCGGTAGGCGAGACGGACGTCGAGGTCGGCCCGGAAGACCCGGCCCTCGACCCCGCGTTCCAGCGTGGAGAGCCACGCCTTCTCGAACCTGCGCTGCGACTCGGCGAGGAACGCGAACCGTTCCTGCGCGACCAGTTGCTTGCTCTCCTTCTGATAGATCGCGACGGCGGCGCGGTGCCGGTCGATCTCCCGGAACGACTCGGTGACCAGGGCTTCCAGGGTCTCGCGGGGGCCCGTCCCGGCGGCCAGGACGGTGTCGTAGCCGTCCCACAGCTCGTCGAGGAAGGTGCGCAGGATCTCCTCCAGCATCGACTCCTTGGAGTCGAAGTGGTAGTAGAGGCTGCCCGCGAGCATGCCCGCGTGGTCGGCGATCTTGCGCACGGTGGTGGCGTTGTAGCCCTGTTCGGCGAACACCTCGGCTGCGGTGTTGAGCAACTCGCCGCGACGCGCGGGGGCGGCGGTCACCTGGGGCTTCTTCTTGGTCGGCACGAACACATTGTGGTCCTAGGCGTGCTGGCTGCTGACGGCGACGACCTCGCCGGTCATGTACGAGGAGTAGCCGGAGGCCAGGAACACGATCACGTTGGCCACCTCCCAGGGCTCGGCGTACCGTCCGAAGGCCTCGCGCGCGGTGAGTTCCTCCAGCAGTTCGGGGGTGGTGACCTTCGCCAGGTGCGGATGCATGGCGAGGCTCGGCGCGACGGCGTTGACCCGCACCCCGTAGGCGGCGGCCTCGATCGCCGCGCACCGGGTCAGGGCCATCACGCCCGCCTTCGCGGCGGCGTAGTGCGCCTGTCCGGCCTGGGCGCGCCAGCCGACGACGGAGGCGTTGTTGACGATGACGCCGCCGCCGGTCCGGCGCATGTGCCGCAGGGCGGCGCGGGTGCATCGGAACGTGCCGTTCAACGTGACGTCCAGGACTCTGTCCCACTGTTCGTCGGTCATGTCCACGAGGGGCGCGGTCCCGCCGAGGCCCGCGTTGTTGACGACGACGTCCAGTCGGCCGTGCTCGCGCACCGCCGTGTCGAACAAGGCCTGTATCTGGGTCTCGTCGGTGACGTCGCAGGGCAGCGCGGACACCGACGCCGCGCCGAACTCCTCGGCCAGCTCCGCCTCGGACGACTTGAGCCGGCGGGTGTGCGCGTCGCTGATCAGCACGCGCGCGCCCTCCTCCAGGAAGCGGCGGGCGGTCGCCCCGCCGATTCCCGCGCCGGCCGCCGCGGTGACGACGGCGGTGCGGCCCTTCAGCAGCCCGTGTCCGGGCTCGTATGCCGGACTCTCGACGCCTGTCATAGGGTCACGCTAACCTACCAAACACTTGTTAGGGAAGGATGGCCACGATGGATCTCGCCGTCACACAGGCCGAGGACGCCTTCCGCGCCGAGGCGCGCGCCTGGCTCGCCGCGCATGTGCCGCCCGAGCCGCTGCCTTCCCTGGAGACGGCCGAGGGCTTCGCGGCGCACCGCGCGTGGGAGGCCGAACTGGCCGCGGACCGCTGGTCGGCGGTGAACTGGCCGACGGAGTACGGCGGCCGGGACTGCGGTCTGATCCGCTGGCTGGTCTTCGAGGAGGAGTACTGGGCGGCCGACGCGCCCGGACGCGTCAATCAGAACGGGATCAGCCTGCTCGCCCCGACCCTCCTCGACCACGGCACGCCGGAGCAGTGCGCCCGGGTCCTGCCGCCGATGGCCGCCGGCGAGACCGTGTGGGCGCAGGCCTGGTCGGAGCCGGAGGCCGGTTCGGATCTGGCGTCCCTGCGCTCCAGGGCGGTGCGCGCGGCGGGCGGCTGGCGCTTGAGCGGTCAGAAGACCTGGTCCTCCCGCGCGGCCTTCGCCGACCGCGCCTTCGGCCTGTTCCGCACGGACCCCGACGCGCCCAAGGCGCATCAGGGGCTGAGCTATCTGATGTTCGACCTGCGCGCCCCGGGGGTCACGGTCCGTCCGATCGGCCGCCTCGACGGGAAGCCGGCGTTCGCCGAGCTGTTCCTGGACGAGGTGTTCGTGCCGGACGAGGACCTGATCGGGGAGCCCGGCGCGGGCTGGCGGATCGCGATGTCGACGGCGGCCAACGAGCGCGGTCTCACCCTGCGCTCCCCCGGCCGTTTCCTGGCGGCCGCCGACCGCCTGCGCACCCTCTGGCAGGAGCGGGGCAGCCCCCCGCAGACGCGCAGCCGCGTGGCCGACGCGGTCATCGGCGCCCGCGCCTACCAGCTGTTCACCTACGCGGCCGCCTCCCGCTTCCTGGCCGGCGAGCGGCTCGGCCCGGAGTCCAGCCTGAACAAGGTCTTCTGGTCGGAGCTCGACATCGCGCTGCACGAGACGGCGCTCGACCTGCTCGGCGAGGAGGGCGAGCGGGCGGACACCGACTGGGCGGAGCGGTACGTCTTCTCCCTGGCCGGCCCGATCTACGCGGGGACGAACGAGATCCAGCGCGACATCGTCGCCGAGCGCCTGCTCGGCCTGCCGAAGGGACGCCGCTGATGCGCTTCCTCCTCGACGCCGAGCAGCGGGCGTTCGCCGACTCCCTGGACGCGATGCTGACGGCCGCCGACACCCCGAAGGCGATACGGGAGTGGAGCCGCGGCGAGCACACGAGCGGGCGTGCACTGTGGTCCCGGCTCGCCGACGCGGGCGTGTTCGCGCTGGCGGTGCCGGAGGCGTACGAGGGACTCGGGCCGCGCCCTGTGGAACTCGCGCTGGCCTTCGTGGAGTTGGGGCGGCACGCGGTGCCCGGGCCGCTGGTGGAGACGGTGACCGCGGCGGCCCTGGTCCGTGAACCGGGCCCGGCGAAGCGGCTGTTGCCCGCGCTGGCCTGCGGCGAGTCGATGGCGACGGTGGCGTACGAGGGGTCGTACGCGCTCGACGGCGATCTGGCGGACGTACGACTGTCGCTGGCCCCCGACGGTCTGCGTCTCGCCCCCGGGCACGAGGCGACACGTCCCTCCCTGGACCCGGCGCGGCGGCTCGCGCGGCTCCGGCCGGGCGGTGAACTGCTCGCCGTCCGCCCGCCCGTGCGGGAGGCCCTGCTCTGGGCCCGGCTGGCCACCGCCGCACAGGCCCTCGGGGTCGGACTGGCGCTGCTGGAGCGGACGGTGGCGTACGTCGGGCAGCGCACGCAGTTCGGCGCGCCGGTCGGCTCGTTCCAGGCGGTCAAGCATCGGCTGGCGGACGCGAGGATCGCCCTGGAGTTCGCCCGGCCGCTGGTCCTGGGGGCCGCCGTGACGATGACGCCGGCGGATGTGGCCGCGGCCAAGGTGAGCGCCTGCGAGGCGGCGTACGCGACGGCCCGGACGGCGCTTCAACTGCACGGCGCGATCGGCTACACGGCCGAGTACGACCTCTCGCTCTGGCTGACCAAGGCCCGCGCCCTGCGCACGGCGTGGGGCACGCCGGACGAGTGCAGGGCGGACGCGCTCGGGGCCTGACCGCGGTCGCCCTCAGGCGGTCACCTTGGCGACGAAGGCGGCGAGGTTGGCGACGGTCCGCCGGATCTTCTCCTCCAGGGTGATGGTCTCGGGCAGTCGGGCCCCGATGCCCGCGTCGCGCCTGCCGCGCACGTAGAGCGAGCAGGCGAGGTCCGCGCACAGGTAGGCGCCCACCGAGTTGCCCTGCTGTCCGGCCCGGCCCGCCTTCGGCGCGACCATCAGGCAGACGCCGCCGGAGTGGGTGGTCAGGCACATCGAGCACATGCTGCGCCGCGCCTGCCCGACGGCTGCGGCGGAGGCACGCAGGACGAGCGCCTTCGGGCCGCCGTCCAGCTCGACGGCGAGGTAGGCCCGGTCGGGGGCCTGGGGGTCGCGCCAGCCGAGGTAGTCCAGGTCGCCCCAGGGCCGGTCGGCCAGATCGCGCGGGACGGTCAGGCGCTTCGCCTCGCCCTTGGTGCAGTTCACGAAGGCGGCACGGATCTCCTGCTCGGTCAGCGGCTTCACGAGGGTGAGG
This window of the Streptomyces sp. NBC_01275 genome carries:
- a CDS encoding FBP domain-containing protein: MKPLTEQEIRAAFVNCTKGEAKRLTVPRDLADRPWGDLDYLGWRDPQAPDRAYLAVELDGGPKALVLRASAAAVGQARRSMCSMCLTTHSGGVCLMVAPKAGRAGQQGNSVGAYLCADLACSLYVRGRRDAGIGARLPETITLEEKIRRTVANLAAFVAKVTA
- a CDS encoding acyl-CoA dehydrogenase family protein; protein product: MRFLLDAEQRAFADSLDAMLTAADTPKAIREWSRGEHTSGRALWSRLADAGVFALAVPEAYEGLGPRPVELALAFVELGRHAVPGPLVETVTAAALVREPGPAKRLLPALACGESMATVAYEGSYALDGDLADVRLSLAPDGLRLAPGHEATRPSLDPARRLARLRPGGELLAVRPPVREALLWARLATAAQALGVGLALLERTVAYVGQRTQFGAPVGSFQAVKHRLADARIALEFARPLVLGAAVTMTPADVAAAKVSACEAAYATARTALQLHGAIGYTAEYDLSLWLTKARALRTAWGTPDECRADALGA